The following coding sequences are from one Musa acuminata AAA Group cultivar baxijiao chromosome BXJ2-4, Cavendish_Baxijiao_AAA, whole genome shotgun sequence window:
- the LOC135609154 gene encoding protein NOI4-like, which produces MSEDKGRPLPKFGEWDVNDPASAEGFTVIFNKARDERKTGGNSRETDSPGKGGTAFKHGPYASKPNAKKWFCCMYAAPEA; this is translated from the exons ATGTCG GAGGACAAGGGTCGGCCCTTGCCTAAGTTTGGCGAGTGGGATGTCAACGATCCTGCTTCTGCAGAGGGGTTCACTGTGATCTTTAATAAAGCTAGAGATGAGAGGAAAACAGGTGGCAATTCACGTGAAACGGACTCTCCCGGGAAGGGAGGAACAGCTTTTAAACATGGACCTTATGCTTCCAAGCCTAATGCT AAGAAATGGTTTTGTTGTATGTATGCAGCACCGGAAGCGTAA
- the LOC135610492 gene encoding SEC14 cytosolic factor-like, producing the protein MKLVYKRAWRVLPSDSLPSCADRMAIASEDAIERLSMLTDEADDLLKATFQNMHQGHLTHTLMRFLKAREWSVPKAHEMLVNCLNWRVQNQIDDILSKPITPAGLYRGIRESQLIGLSGYSKQGFPVFAIGAGLSTFDKASVRDYLQSHIQINEYRDRVILPAASKKYGRHVGTCYKILDMTGLKFSSLSQIKLLTIIATVDDLNYPEKTETYYVVNAPYIFSACWKVVKPLLQERTRRKIQVLQGCGRDELLKIMDYASLPHFCRREGSSCSGGAADCYSLDHPFHQQLYRYMKREAERKEAENGGKLGKEGSFPVEVPIPEAIIEWELHNKLGDASGRAMDTPS; encoded by the exons ATGAAACTGGTGTATAAAAGGGCGTGGCGAGTCCTCCCTTCCGATTCCTTGCCATCCTGCGCCGATAGAATGGCGATCGCCTCGGAGGACGCGATCGAGCGGCTTTCCATGCTCACGGACGAAG CCGATGATCTGCTGAAGGCTACATTTCAG AATATGCACCAAGGGCATCTGACACATACTTTGATGCGCTTTCTCAAGGCTAGAGAGTGGAGCGTCCCTAAAGCACATGAGATG CTGGTGAACTGTTTAAACTGGAGGGTACAGAATCAAATTGATGACATTCTGTCT AAACCTATAACTCCAGCAGGCCTATACAGAGGAATTCGTGAATCACAATTAATAGGATTATCAGGGTACTCAAAGCAG GGCTTTCCTGTTTTTGCGATTGGTGCTGGTCTCAGCACATTTGATAAAGCATCT GTTCGCGACTATTTGCAATCACACATTCAAATTAATGAATACCGAGATCGTGTAATCTTG CCTGCTGCGAGTAAGAAATACGGGCGACATGTTGGAACATGCTATAAAATTCTGGATATGACCGGTTTGAAGTTTTCATCCTTGAGCCAGATAAAG CTATTAACCATCATAGCCACTGTCGATGACCTAAATTATCCAGAGAAGACAGAGACGTATTATGTAGTGAATGCTCCATATATCTTTTCAGCTTGTTGGAAG GTCGTGAAGCCACTCCTGCAAGAAAGAACGAGAAGGAAAATTCAAGTGTTGCAGGGCTGTGGCAGAGATGAGTTATTGAag ATAATGGACTATGCCTCCCTCCCCCACTTCTGTCGAAGAGAAGGTTCTTCGTGTTCTGGAGGCGCCGCCGACTGCTACTCCTTGGACCATCCCTTCCACCAGCAGCTGTACAGGTACATGAAGCGGGAAGCAGAGCGTAAGGAGGCGGAGAATGGTGGGAAGCTTGGGAAGGAAGGGTCGTTCCCCGTGGAGGTGCCGATACCAGAGGCCATCATCGAGTGGGAGCTCCATAACAAGTTGGGGGACGCCAGTGGACGTGCCATGGACACTccatcatga